A region of the Candidatus Schekmanbacteria bacterium genome:
GGTGCATTCGATACTCTTACTTCCAAAAATATTTCATTTATGTTTTTTTGGGATATTCTTTTGATTGCGTGCTTAAGAAGTTTTCTTCCAATCCCTTTTCTTCGATACAATGGATCAACTGCTATGTTCGTTATCTGGGCTTCTCCGGGAAACAACCAAAAACATACATAACCGCAAAGGATATTTTTTTTTGGGTCTAACCTAGCACAATACATTTTTGATACTCTGCTTCGTTTAAGCTCAAAAAGAAACATCTCTTCAGTCCAAGGTCTGCTAAAACACTTGTTCTCGATTTCAACGACGAAAGGCACATCTTGAATCGACATTTTACTGATTACGATTTTCATACTCTTCTATCGGCTGATACTTTTTCTTCGGCGTCTGAAGGTTTTAGATATAGCGGAAGCAAAGTAGACACATTATCATACTTTTCGCCTTTTCTGATTCTCTCATAGGCATATCTCGCTATTTTTATCGCGCTTATATGTTGCAAATCCTCAGAAGCAAAGAGCAAATTTTTCCTCTTTAGCTTACTTTTCAAATGCCTTTCATATTTACAAATGCCATTACCTGTAAAAAAGATGTTTTTTCTCCTTTCCAAGAGCCGCACTATGTCATCAATTGTTCCGCAAGAAGGTTTTATTATTTCAATTAAATTTTTGTCGGATTTTTTCCCATATAGGGCAAAATAAATTTTTGATCTTCCAGCATCTACAATTGGACAAATTAAGAAATCCTTATAGAATCCATTATATGCCAAAGCTTCAAGTGTTGAAATGCCCTTTACGGGAATTCCTTTTGAAATGCTCAACCCTTTGGCAGTGGCAAGGGCAATTCGCAATCCCGTAAAAGACCCTGGCCCAACTGCTACTGCAATCATATCAATTTCACTGAGAGAAAGTCCATATTGGTCTAGTACAAATCTCAAAGAAGGCATTAATCTCTCGGAGTGCACTTTATTGATATCGGTATAGTGTTCAATTACTTCATCAGTTGAAGGTATAAAAAGTGCAAGGCTTCCTCTTCGAGTTGAAGAAT
Encoded here:
- the rimI gene encoding ribosomal-protein-alanine N-acetyltransferase, with translation MKIVISKMSIQDVPFVVEIENKCFSRPWTEEMFLFELKRSRVSKMYCARLDPKKNILCGYVCFWLFPGEAQITNIAVDPLYRRKGIGRKLLKHAIKRISQKNINEIFLEVRVSNAPALCLYESEGFVKIGRRKRYYSDTGEDAFLMKKTL
- the tsaB gene encoding tRNA (adenosine(37)-N6)-threonylcarbamoyltransferase complex dimerization subunit type 1 TsaB is translated as MEKVNEKNKEGKLPDKILAFDSSTRRGSLALFIPSTDEVIEHYTDINKVHSERLMPSLRFVLDQYGLSLSEIDMIAVAVGPGSFTGLRIALATAKGLSISKGIPVKGISTLEALAYNGFYKDFLICPIVDAGRSKIYFALYGKKSDKNLIEIIKPSCGTIDDIVRLLERRKNIFFTGNGICKYERHLKSKLKRKNLLFASEDLQHISAIKIARYAYERIRKGEKYDNVSTLLPLYLKPSDAEEKVSADRRV